The Stenotrophomonas sp. NA06056 genome segment GAGCCCCCATGCTGAAAACCCGTGCATCACGCCAGACGTGGCTGTTCGTTGTGATGGCCCTGTTGGTGTTGGGTGCCGGCCTGGGACTCCGTGATCCCTGGCCCTCGGACGAACCGCGCTTCGCACTGGTCGCCAAGCAGATGGTGGACAGCGGCGACTGGCTGTTCCCGCACCGTGGGCTGGAGCTTTACTCGGACAAACCGCCGATGCTGATGTGGTGGCAGGCCACGCTGTACAGCGTGGTCGGCAACTGGCGTGTGGCGTTCCTGCTGCCCTCATTGATCGCCGCACTCGGTACGCTGTGGTGCGTGGTCGATCTGGGCCGGCGTCTGTGGACGCGCCAGGTTGGCCTGTACGCAGGCTGGGCCCTGCTGTTCGCCCTGCAGTTCACCTTCCAGTCGAAGAAGGCGCAGATCGACCCGCTGGTGGTGTTGTTCATCACCCTGGCCAACTACGGCCTGCTGCGCCACCTGCTGCTGGGGCCCGCTTGGCGCTGGTGGTGGCTGGGCTGGTTCTTTGCCGGCATCGGGGTGATCACCAAGGGCGTGGGCGTGATCGCGCTGCTGATGATCGTGCCCGCGGTGATCGGTTCGGCGCTGCACTGGCCACGGGTGCGGCTGCATGCACGCGACCTGCGCTTCTGGCTGGCGCCGTTGGCGTTCGTGCTGGCCATCGCGCTGTGGCTGGTGCCGATGGTGATGACCGCGCTGGCGACCCGCTCCGGCGAGTACCTGGCGTACATGAACGACATCCTGTTCCGGCAGACCGCCAAGCGCTATGCGCAATCGTGGGATCACCATCAGCCGTGGTGGTATTTCCTGGGCACCATGCCGTCGATGTGGATTCCCGCCTTCCTGGCGCTGCCATGGGCGATCCCTGCCTGGCGGCGCCGGCTGCAGCGCCGGGACGCGCGCTACCTGTTGCTGCTGGGCTGGTGGGCACTGATCGTGCTGTTCTTCTCTATCCCCAATGGCAAGCGTGACGTCTACATCCTGCCCGCGCTGCCGATGTTCTGCCTGGCGCTTGCGCCGTTGTTGCCGGGGCTGCTGCGCCGGCGGGACGTGCAGTGGCTGCTGGGCGCGTTCACCCTGCTGCTGTCGTTGGGTACCTTGGCTGCCGGGCTGGCGGCCCTGCTGGGCAAGCCCGGCTTTGAGGCACGGCTGATGCAGACGCGGGGCATCGGCAATGGCGAGATGAACGCCCTGGCCTGGGCGGCGATGGCGATGGGCGGCTGGGGTGTGGCCAGCCTGCTGTTGTTCGGCCGCGGCCGCCGCCAGCTGGCGCTGGTCTCGACCCTCACTGTCATATGGGTGCTGTACAGCCTGATCGGCTATCCGCTGCTGAATGATTCAAGTTCCGCCCGCGGCCTGATGCGGCACACCGGCCAGCGCATCGGCGCCGATGCCGAGCTGGGACTGGTGGCCTGGAAAGAGCAGAATCTGCTGATGGCCGACCGCCCCGCAGCAACCTTCGGTTTCAACGAGCCCTGGGATGCGCAGCTGGCCGCGGCGGTGGAATGGCAGCAGCTGGCGCCGCAGCGCCGCTGGTTGCTGGTCCACGAGGACGCGCTGCTGCCCTGCATCGACCGCAGCCGGGCCGAACTGGCCGGAATCGCCAACCGCCGCCGTTGGTGGCTGGTGCCTGCCGCTGCGGTGCAGGGCGAATGCGTGGCCAGCGCCGACGAGCGCGAACGCGAGCGGCGATTGCAGCGTGAGGAGTAACCACTCTGGCCTGCGCTTGTCCAGACTGCCCAAGCGGCGCCAAAGGCAGTAAAACGTCAGCGTGGGATCGGCCGTACCGGCGATCCCGTTCATTCCGCAGGATCGCAGCGAAACTCTTCGACGTGGCAGTGTCACAGCACAACCAGGAATCCACGGTCGGCGATCCGCTGGGCGTACCCGTTGGCGGTCGTCCGCGCGCTGCGCACTGGTTGGCGCAGATCGGCCTGTTCTGCATGCCAGCGCTGGTGCTGACCATTCCGATCAACCTGTTGCCCTACGCGCTGCTGCTGCTGGTCAGCACCGCAATGGTGCCCGGCCTGCTGTGGCAGGCGCGGCGGATGGACGTGCAGCCGATCAAGGTCCTCAGCTGGCTGATGCTGGCGGTGCTTGTGATGGCCATCGTGTCGGTCGTGCAGTTTGAACAGGGCCTGCGCGATGTCGACAATCGATCCCGCTTCCTGGTCATCCCGTGGATCGCATTGTGGGTGTGCGCGCTGCGCCCGGACATGCGCTGGTTGTGGCGCGGGGCGTTGGCCGGGCTGCTGGGCACTTTCCTGCTTTCGGCATTGCAGGTTTACCAGGGCGCGCCACGCGCGGAACTGTCCACCAACGCAATCGTTCTCGCCGACATCGTGATGATGCTGATGGTGCTGGTGGTGTTCTGCCGGCCGTCGCGGCGCTGGTCGCTGGTGATCGTCGGCATGGCTGCCGGGTGCGGAACCATCATCCTGACCGGAAGCCGAGGCGTGTTTGCGGCGCTGCTTGCGCTGCTGGTGGTGCTGGCACTGAGCCTGCGCTGGCGCACCGGGGCAGCGCGTCTTTCGGTGCTTGCCGGCATGCTGGCCATTGGCGCGACCCTGTTGCTGTCAGTGCCCGAGCTGCGCCACCAGGTGCGGTTGTCCGAACTGCACAGCGATGTGCAGCGCATGGAACAGGGTGACAGCGACTCTTCAGCCGGGGCCCGCGTCGAGCGCCTGCAGGTCGCATGGGAGACCTTCCTCGACCATCCGCTGACCGGGGTAGGCATCGGACACTTCGACACGGCCATGAAGCGGGTACCGGTCTGCCGCGAGAACCCGCAGGAAATCCGCTGCCACCTGCGCCATGCGCACAACGACCTGGCCGAATGGGCCGCTACCCAAGGCCTGCCGGGCGTGCTGCTGCTGTTGGCCGTATATGGCGTGCCACTGGGGGTGTTCGTGCGCCTGCACCGACGCAGTGGGCGTTCCACCTTCCGTGGCCCAGCCGCCGCCGGCGTGATGGTGGTGGTGTCCTACATCCTGTGCGGCCTGACCCAGTCGATGTTCGCGCACCAGATGACCGCCAGTTTCTACGTCACCATCGTCGGCCTGCTGACCGGCCTGTCGATCCTGGAAGGTGCGCGGCACCGGGCAGAGATCGCCCGGTAGCGTCGAGCACGGTCCGACGCCCTGCTCAGGGGGTGGGCGGATCGGAGACGGCCTGACCGTTGCCGAGCATCCACAGCATGATGGTCTTCTGCCGCACGTAGTTTGCGCGCACATAGGCGTACACCAGGCCATGCCAGCCGTCGCGGAAGCCGCCCCGGAACAGGAAGCCGCGCCAGAACCGCCAGGCAGGGGCCAGCACCAGCTTGCCGAGGGTGGCCCGCTTGCCGCGCGCGAACTCGTGCTCGGCCATCATCCGTGCATACTTTTCGGTCTTCGCCAGCTGCTGCTGCAGCGAACGGTAGGGGAAGTGGATGAGGTCCCCGCGCAGGGTGCCGACAGTGCCGTCGACGCTGGCCGCCTCATGGATCTCGCGCTTGCCGCGCCAGCCGCCGCGGCGGCGGTCGAACAGGCGCAGCACCCGGTCCGGATAGGCATTGCCGTGGCGCAGGAATCTGCCGAAGTACTCCGACAGGCGGGCGAAGCGGTAACCCGAATGACCTGCAAAGCCGCCGTCGCGGGCCTGCTCGATCGCGATGCGCAGTTCCGGGCTGATGCGCTCGTCGGCGTCCAGGCACAGCACCCAGTCATGCGTAGCCTGCTCGACGCAGAACGCCTTCTGGCTGCGGAAGCCATCGAACGGACGCTGCAGCACGCGGGCGCCGGCCGCCTCGGCGATGGCCACCGTGGCGTCGGTGGACAGGGAGTCCACCACCACGATCTCGTCGCAGAAGGCCAGCGAGGCCAGGCAGTCGCCGATGCGCCCGGCCTCGTTGAACGCGATAATGCAGGCCGAGATGCGAGGCCGTTCGATGGGAGCGGTCGTGGAGGACATGATGGCCGGGTACCTGTTGTTTGCGACGGAGCGCTATGCGCTGCCTATTCTCGCCCCGTTGGTGCAGGCCTTGCACGCTTCCGGTCAGGAAGTTGCGGCCTGGTTCGAAGATGGCGCGGCCGGCAGCCAGCTGTCCGGCGTGCCGAACATCGGTCTGAAGCAGGCCCTGGCGATGCGCCCGCGGGCGGTGTTCAGCGCGGCCAACTGGGTGCCGACCTTCCTTTCCGGGGCCAAGGTGCAGCTGTTCCATGGCTTCAACGTGGAAAAGCGCGACAGTGCGCGTGGCCACTTCCGGGTGCGCGGCATGTTCGACCTGTACTGCACGCAGGGTCCTGCCACCACTGCGCCGTTCCGCGAGATCGCGGCACTGCAGGGGCATTTCGCCGTGGCCGAAACCGGCTGGCCGAAGCTGGACCCGCTGTTCCGCGAGGATGGCGGTGACAGTACCGCGCTGCGCAGTGCGGCCGGTGGTCGCCCAGTGATCCTGTTCGGTTCAACCTTCACCGAGCGCTTGAGTGCGGCCCCGCACCTGCACGCGCAGATCGCCGCCGATATCGCCGCCGGGCAGCACTACTGGCTGCTGACCCTGCACCCCAAGTGCCCGGCGGAACTGTTTGAACGCTATCGCGCGCTGGCTGGCGTCAACGCGCGATTCATCGAACCGGAGCAGGTGATGGCCGCCCAGCGCGCTGCTGATGTGCTGGTGTCGGACACCTCATCGATCGTTTCCGAGTTCATCGTCCAGCACAAGCCGGTGGTGACCTTCCGCAACCGCGTGCCGAAGCCGCACATGATCGATTTCGATGATCCGCAGCAGCTGCCGGCGATGCTGCAGCGCGCGCTGCATCCGGACGCGGCGCTGCAGGCGGAGATCGTGCGCTACGCCGATGCCATCCACCCTTACCGCGATGGCCTGTCCAGTGAGCGGGTGATCGCCGCGACCGAGGATTTCCTGTCCGGCGAGATGGGCGCGCTGCGCCGCAAGCCGTTCGGCAGCTGGGTGCGTGACCTGCAGATCCGCAAGGACCTGGGCTATTGGGGGCCGTCGCAGCGTTGATGTGCGTCCTGTAGAGCCGAGCCCATGCTCGGCTCTACAGTAGATCCACGCCATGCGTGGATGGCGGTTCAATGATCGGCCGCGCTACCAGCGCAGCTTGCGCCGCGCCAGCGCCGTGGCCAGATCTTCCATCAACGCATGTGCACGCGCCTGCGGCAGGTAGCGCAGCGCCAGCGCCACATCGCCATGTGCGCCGGCGGTGTCCAGCTGCAGGCTGGCAGTACCCAACAGCTTGTCCAGCGGCGAGCGCTGCAGGCGCAGGCCCTGCACCTTGTCCAGCTCGGCCCAGCGCCACCAGCGTTTCCACCAGCCGCCGCGCACCGCCACGAACTGACCGTCCAGGTGCCACCCCATCCGAGCCATCTGCCGGTGCGCGATCAACAGGCTGACTGGCAGCCAGGCCAGCAGCGCCAACGCCGGCAGGCCCCAGCGCCAGTACAGCGCAGCGGTCAGCAGCGGCACCGTCAGCAAGGTGGACAACGACAGTCGCCACCATCCGCGTTGCGGTATCGGCTGCCACTGCTGCGGTGGCCATTGCAGTTGTGGCAGCAGGTGGCGCA includes the following:
- a CDS encoding glycosyltransferase family 39 protein yields the protein MLKTRASRQTWLFVVMALLVLGAGLGLRDPWPSDEPRFALVAKQMVDSGDWLFPHRGLELYSDKPPMLMWWQATLYSVVGNWRVAFLLPSLIAALGTLWCVVDLGRRLWTRQVGLYAGWALLFALQFTFQSKKAQIDPLVVLFITLANYGLLRHLLLGPAWRWWWLGWFFAGIGVITKGVGVIALLMIVPAVIGSALHWPRVRLHARDLRFWLAPLAFVLAIALWLVPMVMTALATRSGEYLAYMNDILFRQTAKRYAQSWDHHQPWWYFLGTMPSMWIPAFLALPWAIPAWRRRLQRRDARYLLLLGWWALIVLFFSIPNGKRDVYILPALPMFCLALAPLLPGLLRRRDVQWLLGAFTLLLSLGTLAAGLAALLGKPGFEARLMQTRGIGNGEMNALAWAAMAMGGWGVASLLLFGRGRRQLALVSTLTVIWVLYSLIGYPLLNDSSSARGLMRHTGQRIGADAELGLVAWKEQNLLMADRPAATFGFNEPWDAQLAAAVEWQQLAPQRRWLLVHEDALLPCIDRSRAELAGIANRRRWWLVPAAAVQGECVASADERERERRLQREE
- a CDS encoding O-antigen ligase, which codes for MAVSQHNQESTVGDPLGVPVGGRPRAAHWLAQIGLFCMPALVLTIPINLLPYALLLLVSTAMVPGLLWQARRMDVQPIKVLSWLMLAVLVMAIVSVVQFEQGLRDVDNRSRFLVIPWIALWVCALRPDMRWLWRGALAGLLGTFLLSALQVYQGAPRAELSTNAIVLADIVMMLMVLVVFCRPSRRWSLVIVGMAAGCGTIILTGSRGVFAALLALLVVLALSLRWRTGAARLSVLAGMLAIGATLLLSVPELRHQVRLSELHSDVQRMEQGDSDSSAGARVERLQVAWETFLDHPLTGVGIGHFDTAMKRVPVCRENPQEIRCHLRHAHNDLAEWAATQGLPGVLLLLAVYGVPLGVFVRLHRRSGRSTFRGPAAAGVMVVVSYILCGLTQSMFAHQMTASFYVTIVGLLTGLSILEGARHRAEIAR
- a CDS encoding glycosyltransferase family 2 protein, producing the protein MSSTTAPIERPRISACIIAFNEAGRIGDCLASLAFCDEIVVVDSLSTDATVAIAEAAGARVLQRPFDGFRSQKAFCVEQATHDWVLCLDADERISPELRIAIEQARDGGFAGHSGYRFARLSEYFGRFLRHGNAYPDRVLRLFDRRRGGWRGKREIHEAASVDGTVGTLRGDLIHFPYRSLQQQLAKTEKYARMMAEHEFARGKRATLGKLVLAPAWRFWRGFLFRGGFRDGWHGLVYAYVRANYVRQKTIMLWMLGNGQAVSDPPTP
- a CDS encoding CDP-glycerol glycerophosphotransferase family protein; this translates as MMAGYLLFATERYALPILAPLVQALHASGQEVAAWFEDGAAGSQLSGVPNIGLKQALAMRPRAVFSAANWVPTFLSGAKVQLFHGFNVEKRDSARGHFRVRGMFDLYCTQGPATTAPFREIAALQGHFAVAETGWPKLDPLFREDGGDSTALRSAAGGRPVILFGSTFTERLSAAPHLHAQIAADIAAGQHYWLLTLHPKCPAELFERYRALAGVNARFIEPEQVMAAQRAADVLVSDTSSIVSEFIVQHKPVVTFRNRVPKPHMIDFDDPQQLPAMLQRALHPDAALQAEIVRYADAIHPYRDGLSSERVIAATEDFLSGEMGALRRKPFGSWVRDLQIRKDLGYWGPSQR